One Sporomusaceae bacterium ACPt DNA window includes the following coding sequences:
- the rsxB_2 gene encoding Ion-translocating oxidoreductase complex subunit B gives MEEHFHSVRLTTDRCQGCVSCTKRCPTEAIRIRGGKAQIISLRCIDCGECIRHCPCRAKAALTDDLADLKNFQYNIALPAPSLYGHFSADIPVDAILSGLINLGFDDVFEVAQGAEIVTLAIRDYLKRPDIIRPAISSACPAVVRLIQVKFPELIDHLVPFDAPVEVAARIARAEAAKALGIEADKIGVWFITPCPAKMTAVRRPLGSEKSNITGAIAINKIFNDLLKVVTADNQLVKSKASWVGVGWAVSGGETSAIDAENMLAVNDIQNVIDVLEQVALGKLKEVDYIEVLACAGGCIGGALTAENRHVIEFNMKKRIKKKKSLDPTAGRLPRETYTDFELGSAGRRAIEPIPALRLDEDIAKAMSKIEIMDKTLKTLPGLDCGSCGSPNCKALAEDIAQGLANKTDCVFILRKRTRDLAFAMVDLAVKLPPPLDKDHNDDY, from the coding sequence GTGGAAGAACATTTTCACTCGGTAAGGCTTACAACCGATCGGTGCCAAGGATGTGTAAGCTGTACAAAACGCTGTCCCACCGAAGCGATTCGTATTCGCGGCGGCAAAGCTCAAATAATATCTTTGCGTTGCATTGATTGCGGTGAATGTATACGCCACTGTCCCTGCCGGGCCAAGGCGGCATTGACAGATGACCTAGCCGATCTAAAAAACTTTCAATACAATATTGCGTTGCCGGCGCCATCGCTGTACGGACATTTTAGTGCCGATATTCCGGTGGATGCTATTTTGTCAGGGCTGATTAATCTAGGATTTGACGACGTTTTTGAAGTTGCTCAAGGCGCCGAAATTGTCACACTGGCCATTAGAGATTATCTTAAGCGCCCGGATATCATTCGACCGGCAATTTCTTCAGCTTGTCCGGCTGTTGTCCGGCTTATTCAGGTCAAATTTCCAGAACTGATTGACCATTTAGTACCTTTTGACGCTCCGGTGGAAGTAGCTGCCCGGATAGCCCGCGCTGAGGCGGCAAAGGCGCTGGGAATTGAAGCAGATAAGATTGGCGTATGGTTTATAACGCCTTGTCCGGCAAAAATGACAGCTGTAAGACGGCCGCTCGGCTCTGAAAAATCCAATATTACCGGCGCGATTGCCATTAATAAAATTTTTAATGATTTATTAAAAGTAGTTACGGCGGACAATCAACTTGTAAAAAGCAAGGCTTCTTGGGTAGGAGTCGGATGGGCAGTTTCCGGCGGTGAGACCTCGGCTATTGATGCTGAAAATATGCTGGCGGTAAATGATATTCAGAATGTGATTGATGTTCTTGAACAAGTTGCTCTTGGTAAACTCAAGGAAGTGGATTATATTGAAGTCCTCGCCTGTGCCGGCGGTTGTATTGGCGGTGCCCTGACGGCCGAAAACCGCCATGTGATTGAGTTTAATATGAAAAAGCGCATAAAGAAGAAAAAATCTCTCGATCCCACGGCAGGCAGATTGCCGCGTGAGACCTATACTGACTTTGAACTGGGCAGTGCTGGCAGGCGGGCTATTGAGCCCATACCGGCGTTACGGCTTGATGAGGATATTGCGAAAGCTATGTCTAAAATTGAAATCATGGACAAAACCTTAAAAACTTTACCGGGCCTTGACTGTGGTTCGTGCGGCTCGCCCAACTGCAAAGCACTGGCTGAAGATATTGCCCAAGGATTGGCTAATAAGACTGACTGCGTGTTCATTCTTCGTAAACGGACGAGGGATTTGGCTTTTGCAATGGTTGATTTGGCTGTCAAGCTTCCCCCGCCGCTTGACAAAGATCACAATGATGATTATTAA
- the hndB gene encoding NADP-reducing hydrogenase subunit HndB — translation MKTIEDLKRLREQLKSQNSVRHEGGPQIIVGMGTCGIAAGARQVMTAILEEIAKRNLQNVKVSQTGCIGMCEKEVLVDIVRPGEPRITYGKVTPADVPKIIAEHVVNGRVVAELAVGKITE, via the coding sequence ATGAAAACAATAGAAGATTTAAAACGCCTGCGGGAACAACTTAAGAGCCAGAATAGTGTGCGTCACGAAGGGGGCCCCCAGATCATCGTAGGAATGGGTACCTGCGGGATTGCCGCCGGCGCTCGTCAAGTCATGACTGCTATTTTAGAGGAAATTGCCAAGCGCAACCTTCAAAATGTTAAAGTAAGCCAGACCGGGTGTATCGGAATGTGCGAAAAAGAAGTGCTTGTCGATATCGTTCGCCCTGGTGAACCACGGATCACGTACGGCAAGGTCACACCGGCAGATGTCCCCAAAATAATTGCCGAGCATGTAGTTAACGGACGTGTTGTTGCCGAGCTTGCAGTTGGCAAAATTACTGAATAA